TCGACAACCTGGCCGCGCTGCAGGCCCGGTCGGCCCGTATTCCGTTGCACGAGACCGCCGAGGTCGCTGCCCGCCGGCTCGCCGACCATCTGCGGGAGATCGGCTTCGACGCCAACACCGTTGCCGCCGAGGATGTTCCGGAGGTGTTGTCGTTCGAGTCCGGCAGCACCGCCCGCGAAACATGGCGTTCGGTGCAGCAGGGCAGCTCGGATTATGTTGCGGCATACCGGATCAGAGTCGATGACGGGTTGCCTGAGACGCTCGCCGACGTGCGGGCGCAGCAGGCGCGAGAGATCTGGACGGCGCTGGAGATCGCGGACTCGGGAACCCATCACACGGTGGCCGCGGCCTGCGCGCTGCGCACCGACGCCGCTCCGGGCGGCACCGCCCCGGTGACCGGCCTGACCTTGGAGCGGGGAAACCAGCGACCGGCGCTGCAGGCGCTGGACCCGTTGTCCACCCGCCGGCTCGACGGTCACGCGCAGTTGCCCGCGGACCTGCTGCAGCGGTTGGACTGGCCGGCTGCGCAAGGCCAGTCAGAGACGCTCAGTCGTACATGAACTGATGCAGGAACGGCGTCATCCGGCGTAGGTAGTCCAGCTGGCTCACGTGCAGCACGTGGCTGCCGGGGAACCAGTGCAGCGCGCAGCGGTCCCAGTGCTTCCACAGGGCGACCGCGTGCTCCGGCGGAGCCATCCGGTCGCCCAGGCCGGTGATGATCATCCGGCGGTCCTTGGACAGCAGCGGCTGATAGTTCAGCGGGCCGTGATAGGCCAGCCCGGCCTGTAATTCGTCGTTGCTGATGCTGGTCAGCCACCGACCGAACTTGATGAACGTGCTGGCCGGGAACCACTCGTCGAACAGGTCGCCGGGCGTGATGACGGGACAGTTGGGGATGACCGCCTCGAGCCGGTCGTCGACGGAAGCTATCAGCGCCGAGGTGTACCCGCCGAGTGAAAGTCCAGTCAGCGCAATCCGTTCCACGCCGGTGCCCTGCAGATAGTCCACCACGGACCGGAAGTCGTGCACGGCCTGGGCCATCGCCTCGGCGAAACCGCTCAACCCACTGGCGAAGTAGCCGAAACCGCTGAACGGCGAATACTTCTCGGCTCGTTTGCCATGAAACGGCAACGTGTACAACAACACGTCGTAGCCCGAGCGGAAATACCAGGGCAGTGAGAAGAACAGACCGTTGAAGAGATACGAAGACCCCATGAACCCGTGAATCACGCACAACGTGGGGCGGGGCCCGTCGTCGTGACGCCAATGTTGGGCCCGCACCATGTTGTTGGCGGACAGCGCGCTCCACCGCTTGCGCATGGCGGGGTTGATCGCCCGGAAGCTGCTGGGGAACAAGATGTTGTCGATGGTGGCCAGGGCGACTCGCTGCGCGAGCGGACTGGCATGCCGGGTCACGTTTTTCGGCGGTTCCAGCGGAGCCGGGAAGGACAGGCGCGGGTCGCGCTCGGCGCCGAGTTCGGCGTAGAACTTCAGCTTGTCGCGCTCGCTGCCGGAATCGCCACGCCGCAGATTGCTGCTGACGACCACCGGCGCCACGGTGGCAGCCAGTAGCGCCGATGCGGTGGTACGCAGCGCGACATCGCTGATCGCCGAGGCCTCCACCACCACACGCTGACGGGGTGACAGGGTCGAGCGGGCAGGCAGTCCCTCGACTCCGACGTCGCCGCCGGGTACGTCGGGTATGGGCAGGGGAGGGCTGATCGGATCAGCGTCACCGACCAGGTCCGAAATCTCAGACATCCTCTCGATCGTAACGCGCTGAATGCGGCGGATGCCGGGACTTTCGACAGGCTCGTCAATAATTGACACCCCGATGGACGCGCATTGTGGGGCCGTCCGGTAATACGGTTTGTTGGTGACACCCTTAATTTGTTGTTGACACCTCTGGGTGTAGGTGTCGATCAGGAGGACCGACATGTGGGATCCCGACGTCTACCTGGCTTTTGCGGATCATCGCAGCCGGCCGTTCTACGACTTGTTGTCGCGGGTGGGCGCGGACCGGGCGCGGCGGGTGGTCGACCTCGGTTGTGGCCCCGGCCACCTGACCCGGCACCTCGCCAAGCGCTGGCCGGAAGCGGTGATCGAGGCCATCGACAGCTCTCCGGAGATGGTGGCGGCGGCCCGTGAACGTGGGATCGAAGCCGTCGCCGGAGACCTGCGCAACTGGAAGCCGCAGCCGGACACCGACGTCGTGGTCAGCAACGCGGCGCTGCACTGGGTGCCCGAGCACTCCGACCTGCTGCTCAAATGGGTCGGCCAGCTTCCAGGCGGGTCCTGGATCGCCGTTCAGATCCCCGGTAACTTCGACACTCCCTCCCACGCCGCCGTGCGCGCGCTGGCGCGTCGGGAGCCCTACGCAAAGATCATGCGCGACATACCGTTTCGGGTAGGTGCCGTGGTACATCCGCCCACCCATTACGCGGACCTGCTGATGGACGCCGGCTGCCGGGTCGACGCGTGGGAGACCACCTATCTACACCAGCTGACCGGCGAGCACCCGGTGCTGGAGTGGATCACCGGCACCGCGCTGGTGCCGGTGCGCGAGCGCCTCGACGACGACGGCTTCGACCAATTCCGAAGTGAGCTGATCCCGTTGCTGGACGACGCCTATCCGCCCCGCGCCGACGGCACGACGATCTTCCCGTTCCGACGGCTGTTCATCGTGGCGCAGGTCGACGGGCGCCGCTCAGCTGGTTAACCCGGGCTCGATCTCTTCCTCGATGCCGCGGTCCACGGCGATCGCCGAGCGGCTGGTCGGCGTCGCGCGATGGATCTGCAGATATGTTTCGGTGTAGCGCACCGAGATCCGGGTGCCGGCGAACTCCGAAGGGATCACATCGCCGGTGCGCTGGCGCCAATCGTGCAGCCGCACGGCAAGATCGGCGGCAATGGCGTCGGAGTCCCCGGTCGCGTCATCGAGAAGATTCGTCGTCTCGGTGGGATCCGCGCGCAGATCGTAGAGTTCGCGCTCCGGCCGGGGTGTCTTGACGAAGGGAGCCACCGCAATTCCGGACGGGCTCTCCTCGATGTCCCACGGCAGGTCCAGCAGCGGGCGGGGTACGTAGTTCTCGATGTAGCTGAAGTCCTTGGTGCGGATCGCCCGGATCGGGTCGAACGAGTCGTGGTAGGTCTTCGTGGTGTACACGTGGTCGCGGACCGGGGTGATCTCCTCGGGTGCGAACAACGCATCCGCGTGCGACACGCCGTCGACGTCGGCAGGTACCTCCATGCCCAGCAGTCCGAGCAGTGTGGGCAGCAGGTCGACGCCGCTGAACAACTCGTCGTACACCCGTGGCGCCACGCCGAGGCCGGTGGGTGGCCGGATGATCAGAGCGATGCCGGTCCCCGCGTCGTACAAGGTGGACTTCGCGCGTGGGAACGCCGGGCCGTGGTCGGTGAAGAACACCACCCAGGTGCTGGCATCCAGACCGGTCTGCGCCAGCGTGTCCAGGATTCGGCCGACCGCGGCATCTGCGGTGGTGATGGAGCCGTAGAAGTCGGCGAGATCGCCGCGGACCTCGGGCGTGTCGGGCAGGTAGTCCGGTAGCTCGACGGTCGCGCTGTCGGCCGGTTGGTATCGGTCGTGCGGATACGGTCGGTGGGTCTCGAAGAACCCGGCCGTCAGCAGGAACGGTTGGCCGGACAGGTCTGCGGGGCTGTCCTGCAGCCATTCCTGAACTCTCTCCACCACGTATTCGCAGTAGGAGTTCGACACGTCGAACTCGTCGAACCCCAGCCGCTTGGGATAGGACGTCTCGTGCTGCATGCCGAAAAGGGCCGAGTAATAGCCTGATTCGGAAAGCAGCTGGGGCAGGGTGCGCACATCGGTGCGGTATTCCCAGCCGTGGTGGGCCAATCCGAGCAGGCCGTTGGTCTGCGGGTAGCGCCCGGTGAACAGGGAGCCGCGCGAGGGCGAGCACAGTGGCGCGGTGGCGTGGGCGCGGGTGAACAGGATGCTCTCGGCGGCGAGGCGGTCCAGACGCGGGCTCGACACATCCGGGTGGCCGTAGACACCGAGATACCGCCCGAGGTCGTGCCAGTGCACGAGCAGAACGTTCTGCGCAGCCGCTCCTGAGTCACCCATTCACACCGTCCCTTCGTCTTGAGGAGTCTGCCATCGATTCTCCGAGACGAACTCCCGCAGCGGTCTTGCCGAGGTCCAGCCGTCCAACTCCAGTGCGGGCCGGTCCGGGAACTCAGGCACCGGTCCCACGCAGAGAATGGCCACCGGCTCGGCGCCGGCCGGCATCCCCAGCAAAGCGGCCAACCGGTCGGGATCGAACAGCGACACCCAGCCCACTCCCAGGCCCTCGCACCGGGCCGCCAGCCAGAGGTTCTGGATCGCACACGACACCGACGCGAGATCCATCTGGGGCAGCGTGCGCCGGCCGAAGATGTGGGCCTCTCGGTCGTCGCACAGCGCCACCACCAGCAGCTCTGCGCACTCGAGAACGCCTTCGACCTTCAGTGCCAGGAATTCGGCCTCGCGTGCCCCAAGGGCCGCCGCGGTCAGCGCGCGCTCGGCGTCGACAAGCGCGTGAATGCGCCGCCGGAGATCCTGGTCGGTGACCCGGATGAAGCGCCACGGCTGCATCAGACCCACGCTGGGCGCAGCGTGCGCGGCCTGCAGCAGACGTGCCAGCACCTCCTCGGACACCTGCTCGCCGCGCACGAAGCGACGCATGTCGCGCCGCTCGGAGATCACCCGGTACACGGCGCGACGCTCGGCGGCGGTGTACGAGTGATCGGTCACCCGGTCATCGTAGAAACGTCACCGTAGAAACAAGGTCACGGGCTGTAGGTGACGCCCACTGCCCGGAAGACGTACTCCGGCGGCACATCGAACGACATCGATCGCCGCGGCAGGCGGGCCAGCACATCCTCGTCGATGGTGTCCTTGAAGTGCAGGGAGAGATGGCCGTGGAAGCGCTCGTCGACCGCCGCGGTATCCACATCGACTTGCAATCCCGTCGCGGAAATCTCCGCCTTCGCCGCACCCTCCTGCGCTTCGTCCCAGCGGACATCCACGACCCGGCCGGCCAGCTTGGGCACCACCGACATCGTTGCGAGTACCCGTTGTTGGGTCAGCGCCAGGGACCCCACGTAGCTGGCGATGGTGCCCTGCGAGCGCAGGCCCGGGATGGAGCCGCTGAATCGCCGGGTGACCGCAACGAATTCGGCGAGGTGGATCAGGCCCTCGGATTCCACCTGCGCGTGCAGGTCCGCGGGCAACTTACCGACGCCGAACAACCTACGGAGAATCACGGGCATAACGCCAGTATGGGTCCGATTGGCGTTCGTTGCACCGAGCCTGTATCGATGTAGCCGATGACCAGCCCACGAAGTGTCCGACGCCTTTCGTGGTCTGCCTGGCTGGTGTTCGCCGCGGTGGCGCTCTACGCCGCGCTGTGGGTGGGGCACCGGCAGCACTGGGGCTGGCTGCACGAGTTCGACTGGGCGCTGCTGAACCCGGCGCACGACATCGGGATCAAGCACGCGGGCTGGGTGCGGTTCTGGGTCATCGTGTCCTTCGTGCTGGGCCCGATTCCATTGCGGCTGGTGACCCTCGCGGCCATGGTGTTCGCCCTGGTGCGACGACGGGTACGGATGGGGCTGCTGCTGATGCTGTGCGGGCCGCTGAACGGGTTCGTCACGCTGGTGGCCAAGAACCTGGCCGGGCGGCCGCGACCGACCACCGCCCTGGTGTACGCGACCGAGACGTCGTTTCCGTCCGGGCACGCGCTCGAGGCGATGTGCAGTCTGCTGGCGCTGCTGGCACTGGGGTTGCCGATGATGAAAAGCGGGCCGGCGCGGGCTGTCGCGATGGTGCTGGCCGGCCTTGGTGTCTTCATCGTCGGCGTGGCCCGGGTGGCGCTGAACGTGCACCATCCCTCGGACGTGATCGCCGGCTGGGCGCTGGGCTATGTGTATTTCATGCTGTGTCTCTGGGGTTTTCGGCCCGGGTCACAACCCCGTGACCCAACCGGGTCTTAACCTTTACTTGACCCTTCGCCACGGCGGGTCTGACCATTGATCCATGCGCCGACTGCTCGCTCAGCTTTGTGCTGTCGTGTGCGCGTTCGTGATGGCAGGCCTGTCCGCACCGGTCGCCGGGGCCGCCGGCAATCCGTGGTTCGCGAACTCGGTCGGCAATGCGACACAAGTGGTTTCGGTGGTTTCGACCGGCGGGTCGAACGCGAAGATGGACATCTATCAACGCACCGCGGCCGGCTGGCAGCCGCTGAAGACGGGGATCCCCACCCACGTCGGCTCGGCGGGCATGGCCCCGCAGGCCAAGAGTGGTTACCCGGCCACTCCGATGGGTGTGTACAGCCTCGACTCGGCTTTCGGCACCGCACCCAATCCCGGTGGGGGACTGCCCTACACGCAGGTCGGACCGAACCACTGGTGGAGCGGGGACGACCACAGCCCCACTTTCAACAGCATGCAGGTGTGCCAGAAAGCCCAGTGTCCCTTCAACACCGGCGAAAGCGAGAACCTGCAGATCCCGCAGTACAAGCACGCCGTGGTGATGGGCGTCAACAAGAACAAGACGCCGGGAGGTGGCGCGGCGTTCTTCTTTCACACCACCGACGGCGGCCCCACCGAGGGCTGCGTGGCCATCGACGACGCC
This genomic stretch from Mycobacterium paragordonae harbors:
- the bluB gene encoding 5,6-dimethylbenzimidazole synthase, which produces MTDHSYTAAERRAVYRVISERRDMRRFVRGEQVSEEVLARLLQAAHAAPSVGLMQPWRFIRVTDQDLRRRIHALVDAERALTAAALGAREAEFLALKVEGVLECAELLVVALCDDREAHIFGRRTLPQMDLASVSCAIQNLWLAARCEGLGVGWVSLFDPDRLAALLGMPAGAEPVAILCVGPVPEFPDRPALELDGWTSARPLREFVSENRWQTPQDEGTV
- a CDS encoding L,D-transpeptidase family protein, which produces MRRLLAQLCAVVCAFVMAGLSAPVAGAAGNPWFANSVGNATQVVSVVSTGGSNAKMDIYQRTAAGWQPLKTGIPTHVGSAGMAPQAKSGYPATPMGVYSLDSAFGTAPNPGGGLPYTQVGPNHWWSGDDHSPTFNSMQVCQKAQCPFNTGESENLQIPQYKHAVVMGVNKNKTPGGGAAFFFHTTDGGPTEGCVAIDDATLVSIIKWLRPGAVIAIAK
- a CDS encoding phosphatase PAP2 family protein, translated to MTSPRSVRRLSWSAWLVFAAVALYAALWVGHRQHWGWLHEFDWALLNPAHDIGIKHAGWVRFWVIVSFVLGPIPLRLVTLAAMVFALVRRRVRMGLLLMLCGPLNGFVTLVAKNLAGRPRPTTALVYATETSFPSGHALEAMCSLLALLALGLPMMKSGPARAVAMVLAGLGVFIVGVARVALNVHHPSDVIAGWALGYVYFMLCLWGFRPGSQPRDPTGS
- a CDS encoding trans-aconitate 2-methyltransferase; the protein is MWDPDVYLAFADHRSRPFYDLLSRVGADRARRVVDLGCGPGHLTRHLAKRWPEAVIEAIDSSPEMVAAARERGIEAVAGDLRNWKPQPDTDVVVSNAALHWVPEHSDLLLKWVGQLPGGSWIAVQIPGNFDTPSHAAVRALARREPYAKIMRDIPFRVGAVVHPPTHYADLLMDAGCRVDAWETTYLHQLTGEHPVLEWITGTALVPVRERLDDDGFDQFRSELIPLLDDAYPPRADGTTIFPFRRLFIVAQVDGRRSAG
- a CDS encoding sulfatase family protein: MGDSGAAAQNVLLVHWHDLGRYLGVYGHPDVSSPRLDRLAAESILFTRAHATAPLCSPSRGSLFTGRYPQTNGLLGLAHHGWEYRTDVRTLPQLLSESGYYSALFGMQHETSYPKRLGFDEFDVSNSYCEYVVERVQEWLQDSPADLSGQPFLLTAGFFETHRPYPHDRYQPADSATVELPDYLPDTPEVRGDLADFYGSITTADAAVGRILDTLAQTGLDASTWVVFFTDHGPAFPRAKSTLYDAGTGIALIIRPPTGLGVAPRVYDELFSGVDLLPTLLGLLGMEVPADVDGVSHADALFAPEEITPVRDHVYTTKTYHDSFDPIRAIRTKDFSYIENYVPRPLLDLPWDIEESPSGIAVAPFVKTPRPERELYDLRADPTETTNLLDDATGDSDAIAADLAVRLHDWRQRTGDVIPSEFAGTRISVRYTETYLQIHRATPTSRSAIAVDRGIEEEIEPGLTS
- a CDS encoding alpha/beta hydrolase family protein, whose amino-acid sequence is MSEISDLVGDADPISPPLPIPDVPGGDVGVEGLPARSTLSPRQRVVVEASAISDVALRTTASALLAATVAPVVVSSNLRRGDSGSERDKLKFYAELGAERDPRLSFPAPLEPPKNVTRHASPLAQRVALATIDNILFPSSFRAINPAMRKRWSALSANNMVRAQHWRHDDGPRPTLCVIHGFMGSSYLFNGLFFSLPWYFRSGYDVLLYTLPFHGKRAEKYSPFSGFGYFASGLSGFAEAMAQAVHDFRSVVDYLQGTGVERIALTGLSLGGYTSALIASVDDRLEAVIPNCPVITPGDLFDEWFPASTFIKFGRWLTSISNDELQAGLAYHGPLNYQPLLSKDRRMIITGLGDRMAPPEHAVALWKHWDRCALHWFPGSHVLHVSQLDYLRRMTPFLHQFMYD
- the eccE gene encoding type VII secretion protein EccE, with product MSHSIPAPGAARISLALLAVVPAALAFSGAFSGAYPWQSTRAYWLIGIAVAALILLFGWWRGLHFTTILRRRLAIVSRGGRPVPEPDANTRTTALLRLGPASSATGALPLPLVERYLNCYGIRADGIRITSRHNGSGATETWIGLTLSAVDNLAALQARSARIPLHETAEVAARRLADHLREIGFDANTVAAEDVPEVLSFESGSTARETWRSVQQGSSDYVAAYRIRVDDGLPETLADVRAQQAREIWTALEIADSGTHHTVAAACALRTDAAPGGTAPVTGLTLERGNQRPALQALDPLSTRRLDGHAQLPADLLQRLDWPAAQGQSETLSRT